The Sulfurospirillum halorespirans DSM 13726 genome has a window encoding:
- the dnaB gene encoding replicative DNA helicase, with amino-acid sequence MSNLHNVNIERSVLSSILFNPATFEDIAAVISAKDFYLPSHRYIYEAMEACEREDLPIDEEFIKKKLNQQGRFDEDAMLEILSTNPLPATKAYVEEIREKAIKRELVQLTSDIKEIAVEKDLPSNEVVDLVQQKLYQITQESGTKEFRESPEMTHATIAHIHEMKKRGNSGVVGVDSGFAEINRLTSGFGEGDLIIVAARPAMGKCLAKGTKVLMYDGVLKNVEDICVGELLMGDDSTPRKVLSLARGRERMYWVRQNKGIDYRVNESHILSLKRSRNEGKHTHGDVLNISIREYLDKSKKFKSNYKGYKVPVKFMEKALEIEPYFLGLWLGDGRKSDVRIATQDEEVVAYLSDYATRLGLGVSQSKEDGKCPMYGIVNVDNTKKESLQATLRQLGVIENKHIPHDFLINSTHNRLELLAGLLDSDGHYDAQCNGYEITQKEEALARQIKFLADTLGFRTSLKEKEAAIESIGFTCKVYRVRIFGNVDTIPVKIKRKIAVPWRVKRSWNQTGIQVEFDQVDDYYGFEIDGNSLFLLEDMTVTHNTAFCLNLAQNALDRGKGVAIFSLEMPAEQLMLRMLSAKTSIPLQKLKVGDMGDEQWGRLTSAADEMSKRKFFVDDNGSVDIHKVRAKLRKLKSQHPEISLAIIDYLQLMSSAGTRDRHIEVSDISRGLKLLARELNIPIIALSQLNRGLEARSDKRPMLSDLRESGAIEQDADMILFVYRDDVYRMREEKEKEQKARTEGKEYKSDFFEKPEESAEVIVGKNRNGPVGVANLIFQKACTRFVDGGKNSIPIEVVQYNASISQEAKISLPPL; translated from the coding sequence ATGAGCAATCTGCACAATGTCAATATAGAGCGCTCGGTTCTTAGCTCCATTTTATTTAATCCTGCGACGTTTGAAGATATTGCAGCGGTCATTAGCGCGAAAGATTTTTACCTGCCAAGTCATCGTTATATTTACGAAGCGATGGAGGCGTGCGAGAGGGAAGATTTGCCGATTGATGAAGAGTTCATCAAGAAAAAGCTCAACCAACAAGGGCGTTTTGATGAAGACGCGATGTTGGAAATCCTCTCAACGAATCCTCTTCCTGCCACTAAAGCGTATGTCGAAGAGATTCGTGAGAAGGCAATTAAGCGAGAGCTTGTACAGCTGACCAGTGACATCAAAGAAATCGCGGTTGAGAAAGACTTGCCATCCAATGAAGTGGTCGATCTCGTGCAACAAAAGCTTTATCAGATTACCCAAGAAAGTGGCACTAAGGAATTTCGTGAATCACCTGAGATGACACACGCCACCATTGCGCACATTCACGAGATGAAAAAACGTGGAAACTCTGGTGTTGTCGGTGTGGACAGTGGATTTGCCGAAATCAATCGTTTGACCTCAGGTTTCGGCGAGGGCGATCTCATCATTGTGGCGGCAAGGCCGGCGATGGGTAAGTGTCTAGCCAAAGGTACGAAAGTGCTGATGTATGATGGTGTTTTGAAAAATGTTGAAGATATTTGCGTGGGTGAACTCTTGATGGGCGATGACTCAACGCCACGAAAAGTGCTCTCTTTAGCGCGTGGCAGAGAAAGAATGTACTGGGTAAGGCAAAATAAGGGAATCGATTATCGTGTTAATGAATCACACATTCTCTCCTTAAAACGTTCACGAAATGAGGGAAAGCATACGCATGGCGATGTTTTAAATATTTCGATTCGTGAGTATCTGGATAAAAGTAAAAAGTTTAAAAGCAACTACAAAGGCTACAAAGTCCCTGTCAAATTTATGGAAAAAGCGCTGGAAATTGAGCCCTATTTTTTAGGATTGTGGTTGGGCGATGGCCGGAAATCGGATGTACGTATTGCAACGCAAGATGAAGAAGTTGTGGCGTATTTGAGTGACTATGCGACGCGTTTAGGACTGGGTGTGAGTCAGTCAAAAGAGGATGGCAAATGCCCGATGTATGGTATTGTGAATGTTGACAATACTAAAAAAGAGAGTCTGCAAGCCACGCTTCGACAATTAGGAGTGATTGAAAACAAGCATATTCCACACGATTTTCTTATCAACTCAACGCACAATCGTTTGGAACTTTTAGCAGGACTTTTAGACAGCGATGGTCACTATGACGCGCAGTGCAATGGCTATGAGATTACCCAAAAAGAAGAAGCGCTTGCTAGGCAGATTAAATTTTTAGCCGATACGTTGGGGTTTAGAACGTCACTGAAAGAAAAAGAGGCTGCGATTGAGTCGATTGGCTTTACATGTAAAGTGTATCGCGTGCGCATTTTTGGCAATGTCGATACCATTCCTGTGAAAATTAAACGCAAAATTGCTGTGCCATGGCGCGTAAAACGCAGTTGGAATCAAACAGGGATTCAAGTTGAATTTGATCAAGTCGATGACTATTATGGGTTTGAAATTGATGGCAATAGCCTCTTTTTACTCGAAGATATGACGGTAACACACAATACGGCTTTTTGTCTGAATTTGGCTCAAAATGCGTTAGATCGAGGCAAAGGTGTTGCGATCTTTTCCCTTGAGATGCCAGCCGAGCAGTTGATGCTCAGGATGCTCAGTGCGAAGACATCCATACCGCTTCAAAAGCTCAAAGTGGGCGATATGGGCGATGAGCAGTGGGGAAGACTGACGAGCGCTGCGGATGAGATGAGTAAACGCAAATTTTTTGTGGACGATAATGGCTCGGTGGATATTCATAAAGTCAGAGCAAAGCTTCGTAAACTCAAATCCCAACACCCTGAAATTTCACTCGCGATCATCGACTACTTGCAGTTGATGAGTTCGGCTGGAACGAGAGACAGGCATATAGAGGTGAGTGATATTAGCCGTGGACTTAAACTTCTAGCGAGGGAGCTGAACATTCCTATCATCGCACTTTCGCAGCTTAACCGTGGACTTGAAGCCAGAAGCGATAAACGCCCAATGCTAAGCGACCTTAGGGAATCAGGTGCGATCGAGCAAGATGCCGATATGATCTTGTTTGTCTACCGTGATGATGTTTACCGTATGCGTGAAGAGAAAGAGAAAGAGCAAAAGGCCAGAACCGAGGGCAAAGAGTACAAAAGTGACTTCTTTGAAAAACCAGAAGAGTCAGCCGAGGTCATTGTTGGAAAAAATAGAAATGGACCGGTTGGTGTGGCGAACTTGATTTTTCAAAAGGCGTGCACGCGCTTTGTGGATGGTGGGAAAAATTCTATTCCGATTGAAGTCGTTCAATACAATGCCTCCATTTCGCAAGAGGCGAAGATTAGTTTGCCTCCGCTTTAA
- the ispG gene encoding flavodoxin-dependent (E)-4-hydroxy-3-methylbut-2-enyl-diphosphate synthase: MIKRYPTKQIFVGNVPIGGNAKIPVQSMTFSKTHDVEATVEQIRRLHFAGADIVRLAVPDYDDAHALKAIKERSTLPIVADIHFNYRLALIAAEVVDCIRINPGNIGNKERVKEVVKACNERGIPIRIGVNSGSLEKEFDEKYGPTAKGMVESALYNIKYLEDLGFTNMKVSLKASDVDRTVEAYRMLRPLVEYPFHLGVTEAGTLFHSTIKSSIALGSLLLDGIGDTLRVSITGELEEEIKVGRAILKDSGVEAEGINIISCPTCGRLEANLVNAVAEVERRTKHIKAPLNISVMGCVVNAIGEAKHADVAIAFGKGQGLVMVKGEVVAKLKEEDLVDKFLEAVELAAKEYKA; this comes from the coding sequence ATGATAAAACGATACCCAACCAAACAAATTTTTGTCGGCAATGTGCCCATTGGTGGCAATGCCAAAATTCCTGTTCAATCGATGACGTTTTCAAAAACACATGATGTGGAAGCAACTGTAGAGCAAATTCGCCGTTTGCATTTTGCAGGAGCTGACATCGTGCGTTTAGCCGTACCCGATTATGACGATGCGCACGCACTTAAAGCGATTAAAGAGCGCTCCACTTTGCCTATCGTTGCGGACATTCACTTTAATTACCGTTTAGCACTGATTGCTGCGGAAGTGGTGGATTGTATTCGCATCAACCCTGGCAATATTGGCAACAAAGAGCGTGTTAAAGAGGTCGTGAAAGCGTGCAATGAACGGGGCATTCCGATTCGCATTGGCGTGAACAGCGGAAGTTTGGAAAAAGAGTTTGATGAGAAATATGGTCCTACCGCTAAAGGGATGGTCGAATCGGCTCTGTATAACATCAAATACCTCGAAGATTTGGGCTTTACCAATATGAAAGTCTCCTTAAAAGCCAGTGATGTGGATCGTACCGTTGAAGCGTACCGCATGCTTCGCCCTTTGGTGGAGTACCCATTTCATTTAGGCGTCACAGAAGCAGGCACCTTGTTTCACTCAACGATTAAATCGTCTATTGCACTGGGTTCTCTTTTGCTCGATGGCATTGGCGATACGTTGAGAGTTTCCATCACGGGAGAGCTTGAAGAAGAGATTAAAGTAGGGCGTGCCATTTTAAAAGACAGTGGTGTTGAAGCAGAGGGCATTAACATCATCTCCTGCCCAACGTGCGGACGCTTGGAAGCCAATTTGGTCAATGCCGTAGCTGAAGTAGAGCGCCGTACCAAACACATCAAAGCACCTCTAAACATCTCAGTTATGGGCTGTGTCGTCAATGCCATTGGCGAAGCCAAACATGCCGATGTTGCCATTGCGTTTGGAAAAGGTCAAGGGCTTGTGATGGTCAAAGGCGAAGTAGTTGCCAAACTCAAAGAAGAAGACCTCGTCGATAAATTTTTAGAAGCGGTTGAGCTTGCTGCCAAGGAGTACAAAGCATGA